From the Desulfarculaceae bacterium genome, one window contains:
- a CDS encoding TatD family hydrolase produces the protein MKLIDTHAHLDLLKDPAAAFARAREAGVGQIITIGIDLPSSRKAADLTRQMRGVFCTVGLHPHEADKVKPDTWAEMKLMALTASAVAIGECGLDFYRNLSPRHLQRDAFQAQIEMALDLGLPLVVHDRDAHSEVMSMLDKLGAERVGGVVHCFSGDAAMAKDLVSMGFCIGVTGVISYKNAKELRALVKDVPLTKILIETDCPYLAPTPHRGKDNEPAYVSLVCDALAKALGLPSEEVAQTTADNARRLFGLPYLED, from the coding sequence ATGAAGCTCATCGACACCCACGCACACCTGGACCTGCTCAAGGACCCGGCGGCCGCGTTCGCCCGCGCCCGCGAGGCCGGGGTGGGCCAGATCATCACCATCGGCATCGACCTGCCCAGCTCGCGCAAGGCGGCCGACCTGACCCGCCAGATGCGCGGCGTCTTCTGCACCGTGGGCCTGCATCCCCACGAGGCCGACAAGGTGAAGCCAGACACCTGGGCCGAGATGAAGCTCATGGCCCTCACCGCCTCGGCGGTGGCCATCGGCGAGTGCGGCCTGGACTTCTACCGCAACCTCTCGCCGCGCCACCTCCAGCGCGACGCCTTCCAGGCCCAGATCGAGATGGCCCTGGATTTGGGCCTGCCCCTGGTGGTGCACGACCGCGACGCGCACTCCGAGGTGATGTCCATGCTGGACAAGCTGGGCGCCGAGCGGGTGGGCGGCGTGGTGCACTGCTTCAGCGGCGACGCGGCCATGGCCAAGGACCTGGTGTCCATGGGCTTCTGTATCGGGGTCACCGGGGTGATCTCCTACAAGAACGCCAAGGAGCTGCGCGCCCTGGTCAAGGACGTGCCCCTGACCAAGATACTCATCGAGACCGACTGCCCCTACCTGGCCCCCACACCCCACCGGGGCAAGGACAACGAACCCGCCTACGTGAGCCTGGTGTGCGACGCCCTGGCCAAGGCCCTGGGCCTGCCTTCCGAGGAAGTGGCCCAGACCACGGCGGACAACGCCCGCCGCCTGTTCGGTCTGCCCTATTTGGAGGACTAA
- the maf gene encoding septum formation inhibitor Maf — MYRLSPGRALVLASASPRRQEMLARVGLAYRLAPAEIDEALLPGENAEQAASRLALAKARAVQAEPHEAVLAADTLVVLGARIMGKPEDDAEARDMLERLSGAEHQVLTGFCLRYNGSEHSGLGRTKVRFRELSPGEIAAYIASGEPRGKAGAYAVQGLGAALVKEVSGSYTNVVGLPLASVVELLLAQGIIEPQGEKA, encoded by the coding sequence TTGTATCGCCTCAGTCCGGGGCGCGCCCTGGTGTTGGCCTCGGCCTCGCCCCGGCGGCAGGAGATGCTCGCGCGGGTGGGCCTGGCCTACCGCCTGGCCCCGGCCGAGATCGACGAGGCGCTCCTGCCCGGCGAGAACGCCGAGCAGGCCGCATCCCGCCTGGCCCTGGCCAAGGCCCGGGCCGTGCAGGCCGAGCCCCACGAGGCGGTGCTGGCCGCCGACACCCTGGTGGTGCTGGGCGCGCGCATCATGGGCAAGCCCGAGGACGACGCCGAGGCCCGTGACATGCTGGAGCGCCTCTCCGGGGCCGAGCACCAGGTGCTCACCGGTTTTTGCTTGCGCTATAACGGCTCGGAGCACAGCGGTCTTGGCCGCACCAAGGTGCGCTTCCGCGAGCTGAGCCCCGGCGAGATCGCGGCCTATATCGCCAGCGGCGAACCCAGGGGCAAGGCCGGGGCCTACGCGGTGCAGGGCCTGGGCGCGGCCTTGGTCAAGGAAGTGAGCGGCTCCTACACCAACGTGGTGGGCCTGCCCTTGGCCTCGGTGGTGGAGCTGCTCTTGGCCCAGGGCATCATCGAGCCGCAAGGAGAAAAGGCATGA
- the rlmB gene encoding 23S rRNA (guanosine(2251)-2'-O)-methyltransferase RlmB, which translates to MGAPEQNAIVGRHAVAAALSERPGAATELILAAGDNSAALNKLAQAAKTAGIKVRRAPRSRLEELAQGAAHQGAALVLAAHAYAELDYIISAAQDAGDMALVVIADHIQDPHNLGAILRSAAGAGAQGVVIPKDRACPLTPAAAKAAAGAASFLPVARVTNLTSAAQELKDAGLWLMAAATRGAPPPWEHDLRRPLALVVGGEHKGVGSRLLKECDMQASLPLDPTVESLNASVAAGILLFEIVRQRSA; encoded by the coding sequence ATGGGCGCTCCCGAACAAAACGCCATCGTGGGCCGCCACGCGGTGGCTGCCGCCCTGAGCGAGCGGCCCGGCGCGGCCACGGAGCTCATCCTGGCCGCCGGGGACAACTCCGCCGCCCTGAACAAGCTGGCCCAGGCGGCCAAGACCGCGGGCATCAAGGTGCGGCGCGCCCCGCGCTCCCGCCTGGAGGAACTGGCCCAGGGAGCGGCCCACCAGGGTGCGGCCCTGGTCCTGGCCGCCCACGCCTACGCCGAGCTGGACTACATCATCTCCGCCGCCCAGGACGCGGGCGACATGGCCTTGGTGGTGATCGCGGACCACATCCAGGACCCGCACAACCTGGGGGCCATCCTGCGCTCGGCCGCCGGGGCCGGGGCCCAGGGCGTGGTCATCCCCAAGGACCGGGCCTGTCCGCTTACCCCGGCGGCGGCCAAGGCAGCGGCGGGAGCGGCCTCCTTTTTGCCTGTGGCCCGGGTGACCAACCTGACCAGCGCGGCCCAGGAGCTCAAGGACGCGGGGCTCTGGCTCATGGCTGCGGCCACGCGCGGCGCGCCCCCGCCCTGGGAGCACGACCTTCGGCGTCCCCTGGCCCTGGTGGTGGGCGGGGAGCACAAGGGCGTAGGCTCGCGGCTGCTCAAGGAATGCGACATGCAGGCCAGCCTGCCCCTGGACCCCACGGTGGAAAGCCTCAACGCCTCGGTGGCCGCCGGAATCCTGCTGTTCGAGATCGTGCGCCAGCGCAGCGCCTAG
- a CDS encoding DUF4416 family protein, whose product MLSRLVLSLLAGPEAPRALALKRLASELGRVVFYSEPLAFPGADFYAPEMGPGLTRRVAAFAGLRSSGELAGIKRRCMELEAELAVEGRRRVNLDPGLLGKDALVLATHKPGGHRLELAPGIHGEVTLFFRQGAYEPLPWTYLDYAAGPLNELLGSMRPRLLESLRRAGRQGEMV is encoded by the coding sequence GTGCTCTCCCGGTTGGTGCTCAGTTTGCTGGCCGGCCCGGAGGCTCCCCGCGCCCTGGCCCTCAAGCGCCTGGCCTCCGAGCTGGGGCGGGTGGTATTCTACTCGGAACCGCTGGCCTTTCCCGGCGCCGACTTCTACGCCCCGGAGATGGGCCCCGGCCTCACCCGCCGGGTGGCTGCCTTCGCCGGCCTGCGCTCCTCCGGTGAGCTGGCCGGGATCAAACGGCGCTGCATGGAGCTGGAGGCCGAGCTGGCCGTGGAGGGGCGGCGGCGGGTGAACCTGGACCCCGGGCTCTTGGGAAAGGACGCCCTGGTCCTGGCCACCCACAAACCCGGCGGCCACCGCCTGGAGCTGGCCCCGGGGATTCACGGCGAAGTGACGCTTTTTTTCCGGCAGGGCGCCTACGAGCCCTTGCCCTGGACCTATCTGGATTACGCCGCCGGGCCGCTCAACGAGCTGCTGGGCTCGATGCGCCCCCGCCTGCTGGAAAGCCTAAGGCGGGCCGGGCGCCAAGGAGAGATGGTTTGA
- the gmk gene encoding guanylate kinase: MSDQGQIIVLSGPPGAGKSTIAERVRAEMPELAYSVSLTTRKPRPGEVDGKDYFFVDRAEFQRRIAAGEMAEYEEIFGNLYGTSEKVIRAALEKGQDLFLDTDVNGAEQLKKRFPRGVFIFLLPPSPKILEQRLRGRGTEEEDNLRQRLERVRYEVGKAPNYTHLVVNDDLDKAVAEVKAIITAARRRTERHQKLIEEFLAI, from the coding sequence ATGAGCGACCAAGGCCAGATCATCGTACTTTCCGGCCCCCCGGGCGCTGGTAAGAGCACCATCGCCGAGCGGGTGCGGGCCGAGATGCCCGAGCTGGCCTACTCGGTCAGCCTGACCACCCGAAAGCCCCGCCCCGGCGAGGTGGACGGCAAGGACTACTTTTTCGTGGACCGCGCCGAGTTTCAGCGCCGCATCGCGGCCGGGGAGATGGCCGAGTACGAGGAGATCTTCGGCAACCTCTACGGCACCAGCGAAAAGGTGATCCGCGCGGCCCTGGAAAAGGGGCAAGACCTGTTTCTGGACACCGACGTGAACGGGGCCGAGCAGCTCAAGAAGCGCTTTCCCCGGGGCGTGTTCATCTTCCTGCTGCCCCCCAGCCCCAAGATTCTGGAGCAGCGCCTGCGCGGGCGGGGCACCGAGGAAGAGGACAACCTGCGCCAACGCCTGGAGCGGGTGCGCTACGAGGTGGGCAAGGCGCCCAACTACACTCACCTGGTGGTGAACGACGATCTGGACAAGGCGGTGGCCGAGGTCAAGGCCATCATCACCGCCGCCCGCCGCCGCACCGAGCGCCACCAAAAACTCATCGAAGAATTTCTAGCGATCTGA
- a CDS encoding YggS family pyridoxal phosphate-dependent enzyme: MSIAANLARVTSRIAQAAKASGRKPEQVRLIAVSKTHPAEAVNQALAAGQLIFGENYVQEAQDKIPAVGLGASWHFIGHLQSNKAKIAAELFDVIQSVDRIKLAKALDRHAGEQGRKLGVLLQVNVGGEAQKSGCEPGEAFALAQAVAELPNLELMGLMTMPPFFNDPEAARPFFAELRRLAATLAPDLPPGAMAHLSMGMSGDYEAAIAEGATLVRVGTAIFGERDYS; this comes from the coding sequence ATGAGCATCGCCGCCAACCTGGCCCGCGTTACCTCCCGCATAGCCCAGGCGGCCAAGGCTTCGGGCCGCAAGCCCGAGCAGGTGCGCCTCATCGCGGTGTCCAAGACCCACCCGGCCGAGGCGGTGAACCAAGCCCTGGCCGCGGGTCAGCTCATCTTCGGCGAAAACTATGTGCAAGAGGCGCAGGACAAGATTCCCGCCGTGGGCCTGGGGGCGTCCTGGCATTTCATCGGGCACTTGCAGAGCAACAAGGCCAAGATCGCGGCCGAGCTTTTCGACGTGATCCAGAGCGTGGACCGCATCAAGCTGGCCAAGGCCCTGGACCGCCACGCCGGCGAGCAGGGCCGCAAGCTGGGGGTGCTCTTGCAGGTCAATGTGGGCGGCGAGGCCCAGAAATCGGGCTGCGAGCCCGGCGAGGCCTTTGCCCTGGCCCAGGCCGTGGCCGAGCTGCCCAACCTGGAGCTCATGGGCCTGATGACCATGCCGCCGTTTTTCAACGACCCCGAGGCGGCCCGGCCCTTTTTCGCCGAGCTGCGCCGCCTGGCTGCCACCCTGGCCCCGGACCTGCCGCCCGGCGCCATGGCCCATCTTTCCATGGGCATGAGCGGCGACTACGAGGCGGCCATCGCCGAGGGGGCCACCCTGGTGCGCGTGGGCACGGCCATCTTCGGCGAGCGCGATTACAGCTAG
- a CDS encoding dihydropteroate synthase, with translation MAADNLTASRPSVRRALEERDAEFVRNLCAGLHEKGAAWIDLNPGFVPAARRAETWQWLVATAEAASPAKLIIDAADPASLETAVGFCSRPPVLNMATAEPARLGPVLDIAAHHHLSVIAATMTATVPLEVEERLALAALIVEEARRRGIEGPRLILDPMVMPLALQGGEAHAAAVLATLRALPQVFDPPPYRLIALSNLVTATAGARAGFAAAPYLAAAAGAGLEVALMDAADPELLNTARLLKVFSGHSVFAPGEFK, from the coding sequence GTGGCTGCCGACAACCTCACCGCTTCGCGGCCCTCGGTGCGCCGGGCCCTGGAGGAGCGCGACGCCGAGTTCGTGCGCAACCTGTGCGCCGGGCTTCATGAAAAAGGCGCCGCCTGGATCGACCTGAACCCCGGCTTTGTGCCCGCCGCCCGCCGTGCCGAGACCTGGCAGTGGCTGGTGGCCACCGCCGAGGCGGCCAGCCCGGCCAAGCTGATCATAGACGCGGCCGACCCCGCCTCCTTGGAAACAGCGGTGGGCTTCTGCTCGCGGCCGCCGGTGCTCAACATGGCCACGGCCGAGCCCGCCCGCTTGGGCCCGGTCCTGGACATCGCGGCGCACCATCATCTATCGGTGATCGCGGCCACCATGACCGCCACGGTGCCCCTGGAGGTGGAGGAGCGCCTGGCCCTGGCCGCCCTGATCGTGGAAGAGGCGCGGCGCCGGGGCATCGAGGGCCCCCGCCTGATCCTGGACCCCATGGTCATGCCCCTGGCCCTGCAAGGCGGCGAGGCCCACGCGGCGGCGGTGCTGGCCACTTTGCGCGCCCTGCCCCAGGTGTTCGATCCGCCGCCCTACCGGCTCATCGCCCTGAGCAATCTGGTCACGGCCACGGCCGGGGCCAGGGCGGGCTTCGCGGCCGCGCCCTATCTGGCCGCCGCGGCCGGGGCCGGGCTGGAGGTGGCGCTCATGGACGCGGCAGATCCGGAATTGCTGAACACGGCCCGCCTGCTCAAGGTTTTCAGCGGGCACAGCGTGTTCGCGCCGGGGGAGTTCAAATGA
- a CDS encoding DUF370 domain-containing protein, whose product MAGKLMSLGFGNHVAARRVVAILNPASAPMKRLREEARQAGRLVDATQGRRTRSIIVTDSGHVLLSAIQPDTMAQRYESTSFEETPIDLGDKEPA is encoded by the coding sequence GTGGCTGGCAAGCTGATGAGCCTGGGTTTCGGCAACCACGTGGCCGCCCGTAGGGTGGTGGCCATCCTCAACCCGGCCAGCGCGCCCATGAAGCGCCTCAGGGAGGAGGCCCGCCAGGCGGGCCGCCTGGTGGACGCCACCCAGGGCCGCCGCACCCGCTCCATCATCGTGACCGACTCGGGGCACGTCTTGCTCTCGGCCATCCAGCCAGACACCATGGCCCAGCGCTACGAATCCACCAGCTTTGAAGAGACCCCCATCGACCTGGGCGACAAGGAACCGGCATGA
- a CDS encoding UDP-glucose/GDP-mannose dehydrogenase family protein, whose product MNICMVGVGYVGLVTGACFAEFGINVCCVDKMPDKIEMLNNGKVPIYEPGLEEMVAKNMREGRLSFTTDLEEGLKNALVIFIAVGTPQGNDGAADLKYVEEVAQSIGQTMTDYLVVVTKSTVPVGTGQKVAAIIKEHQKEPIDFDVVSNPEFLREGSAIEDFMRPNRVVVGANSEKAQAIMRDLYAPLYLIETPFVVTNVETAEMIKYASNAFLATKISFINEMANIAERVGADVNLVAKGMGLDRRIGPKFLHAGPGFGGSCFPKDTEAIAHIAREHGYEFKIVDAVIAVNRRQRGVMAEKIMEALGGDAEGKTVACLGLTFKPNTDDMREAPSLGILPLLMDRGATVRAYDPAGLEEAGKMMPGLVACENAYQTAEQADCLVLMTEWNQFRNLDWERLAGLMHDKVVVDLRNVYSPDKVRDKGFTYYSVGRP is encoded by the coding sequence ATGAATATTTGCATGGTGGGAGTTGGCTACGTTGGCCTGGTTACCGGGGCCTGCTTCGCCGAGTTCGGCATCAACGTTTGCTGCGTGGACAAGATGCCGGACAAGATCGAGATGCTCAACAACGGCAAGGTGCCCATCTACGAGCCCGGCCTGGAAGAGATGGTGGCCAAGAACATGCGCGAGGGCCGCCTGAGCTTCACCACCGATTTGGAGGAGGGGCTTAAAAACGCCCTGGTCATCTTCATCGCGGTGGGCACCCCCCAGGGCAACGACGGCGCGGCCGACCTCAAGTACGTGGAAGAGGTTGCACAGAGCATCGGCCAGACCATGACCGACTATCTGGTGGTGGTGACCAAATCCACCGTGCCGGTGGGCACCGGCCAGAAGGTGGCGGCCATCATCAAAGAGCACCAGAAGGAGCCCATCGACTTCGACGTGGTCAGCAACCCCGAGTTTTTGCGCGAAGGCTCGGCCATAGAGGACTTCATGCGGCCCAACCGGGTGGTGGTGGGGGCCAACAGCGAGAAGGCCCAGGCCATCATGCGCGACCTCTACGCGCCCCTGTACCTCATCGAGACCCCGTTCGTCGTCACCAACGTGGAGACGGCGGAGATGATCAAGTACGCCTCCAACGCCTTCTTGGCCACCAAGATCAGCTTCATCAACGAGATGGCCAACATCGCCGAGCGGGTGGGGGCGGACGTGAACCTGGTGGCCAAGGGCATGGGCCTGGACCGCCGCATCGGGCCCAAGTTTTTGCACGCCGGGCCCGGCTTCGGCGGCTCCTGCTTTCCCAAGGACACCGAGGCCATCGCCCACATCGCCCGGGAGCACGGCTACGAGTTCAAAATCGTGGACGCGGTGATCGCGGTGAACCGCCGCCAGCGGGGGGTGATGGCCGAAAAGATCATGGAGGCCCTGGGCGGCGACGCCGAGGGCAAGACCGTGGCCTGCCTGGGCCTCACCTTTAAGCCTAACACCGACGACATGCGCGAGGCCCCCAGCCTGGGCATTTTGCCCCTGCTCATGGACCGGGGCGCCACGGTGCGGGCTTACGACCCCGCCGGGCTGGAAGAGGCGGGCAAGATGATGCCCGGCCTGGTGGCCTGCGAAAACGCCTACCAGACCGCCGAGCAGGCCGACTGCCTGGTGCTCATGACCGAGTGGAACCAGTTCCGCAACCTGGACTGGGAGCGCCTGGCCGGGCTGATGCACGACAAGGTGGTGGTGGACCTGCGCAACGTGTACAGCCCGGACAAGGTGCGCGACAAGGGCTTCACCTATTACAGCGTGGGCCGGCCCTAG
- a CDS encoding YicC family protein yields MIKSMTGYGRGQSDLGEGSWAVEIKTVNSRYLDFHLRLAPGLMSLEERIKKFVGARLTRGRVNLSVGSTGAVGAPPRLALNKPLVREYQRVLAELQAELGITQEPGLMPFLYNRELIVTQEEGPNPDALWSQIEPALNAALDELEQMRAAEGHALAEDLRARLEVVGSLYQQAASRSPQVVAAYQERLKDRIATLTADTEPDPQRLALEVAIISDKADITEEAVRAASHIEQFRAFLDNGEPVGRKLDFLLQEMNREANTMGSKTPDAAAGQVIVELKAELERIREQVQNIE; encoded by the coding sequence TTGATCAAGTCCATGACCGGCTACGGCCGCGGCCAAAGCGATCTGGGAGAGGGTAGTTGGGCCGTCGAGATCAAGACGGTGAACTCGCGCTACCTGGACTTCCATTTGCGCCTGGCCCCGGGGCTCATGTCCCTGGAGGAGCGCATCAAGAAGTTTGTGGGCGCGCGCCTCACCCGGGGGCGGGTGAACCTTAGCGTCGGCTCCACCGGCGCGGTGGGCGCGCCTCCCCGCCTGGCCCTGAACAAGCCCCTGGTGCGCGAGTATCAGCGGGTGCTGGCCGAGCTGCAAGCCGAGCTGGGCATCACTCAGGAGCCGGGGCTCATGCCCTTCCTCTACAACCGCGAGCTGATCGTGACCCAGGAGGAGGGGCCCAACCCCGACGCCCTGTGGTCCCAGATCGAGCCCGCCCTGAACGCGGCCCTGGACGAGCTGGAGCAGATGCGCGCCGCCGAGGGCCACGCCCTGGCCGAGGACCTGCGGGCCCGTTTGGAGGTTGTGGGCTCGCTCTACCAGCAGGCGGCCTCGCGCTCGCCCCAGGTGGTGGCCGCCTATCAGGAGCGCCTCAAGGACCGCATCGCCACGCTCACCGCGGACACCGAGCCCGACCCTCAGCGCCTGGCCCTGGAAGTGGCCATCATCTCCGACAAGGCGGACATCACCGAGGAGGCGGTGCGCGCGGCCAGCCACATCGAGCAGTTCCGCGCCTTTTTGGACAACGGCGAGCCGGTGGGGCGCAAGCTGGACTTCCTGCTCCAGGAGATGAACCGCGAGGCCAACACCATGGGCTCCAAGACCCCGGACGCGGCGGCGGGCCAGGTGATCGTGGAGCTCAAGGCCGAGCTGGAGCGCATCCGCGAGCAGGTGCAGAACATAGAGTAG
- a CDS encoding HD domain-containing protein gives MRRREDPLAERGHRLAFAVDADRVLHSLAYTRYIDKTQVFSLVDNEHISHRVLHVQLVSKIGRGLARMLGLNEDLVEAIALAHDLGHPPFGHDGEVYLSRLCVAHGLGPFRHNLQSVHFLERLEKGGRGLNLSLQVLDGVLAHDGESHTVGLAPQRGKSFAELDREMAEMAVGERRSTTPMTLEGCLMRLADSIAYVGRDLEDAIALGLVERRELPAEVREVLGESNGTIVYRLVEDLTVHSLEQERIAFSPPVGSALGALKAFNLERIYTNPVIKTEHPKIAAAFELMFERFLADLEAGREQSPLFGDFLANLDSDYLDQTPPAGVVRDFLAGMTDDLFLKRHQEMVAPRRLPPRLNTAHAKQN, from the coding sequence ATGCGGCGGCGCGAAGACCCCCTGGCCGAGCGGGGCCACCGCCTGGCTTTCGCGGTGGACGCGGACCGGGTGCTGCACTCGCTGGCCTACACCCGCTACATCGACAAGACCCAGGTCTTCTCCCTGGTGGACAACGAGCACATCTCCCACCGGGTGCTGCACGTGCAGCTGGTGAGCAAGATCGGGCGGGGCCTGGCCCGGATGCTGGGGCTCAACGAGGATTTGGTGGAGGCCATCGCCCTGGCTCACGACCTGGGCCACCCGCCTTTTGGCCACGACGGAGAGGTCTACCTGAGCCGCCTGTGCGTGGCCCATGGTTTGGGACCCTTCCGCCACAACCTCCAGTCGGTGCATTTCTTGGAGCGCCTGGAAAAAGGGGGCAGGGGGCTCAACCTGAGCCTCCAGGTGCTGGACGGGGTGCTGGCCCATGACGGCGAGAGCCACACCGTGGGCCTGGCCCCCCAACGAGGCAAGAGTTTCGCGGAGTTGGACCGCGAGATGGCCGAGATGGCCGTGGGCGAGCGCCGCTCCACCACGCCCATGACCCTGGAGGGCTGCCTCATGCGCCTGGCCGACAGCATCGCCTATGTGGGCCGCGACCTGGAGGACGCCATCGCCCTGGGGCTGGTGGAGCGCCGGGAGTTGCCAGCGGAGGTGCGCGAGGTGCTGGGCGAGTCCAACGGAACCATCGTCTACCGCCTGGTGGAAGACCTGACGGTTCACTCCCTCGAACAGGAGCGCATCGCCTTCAGCCCCCCGGTGGGGTCGGCTCTGGGGGCCCTCAAGGCGTTCAACCTGGAGCGCATCTACACCAATCCGGTCATAAAGACCGAGCACCCCAAGATCGCGGCCGCCTTTGAGCTGATGTTCGAGCGCTTTTTGGCCGACCTGGAGGCCGGGCGGGAACAAAGCCCTCTGTTCGGCGATTTTCTGGCCAACCTGGACTCGGATTACCTCGACCAAACCCCACCGGCCGGTGTGGTGCGAGACTTCCTGGCCGGTATGACCGACGATCTATTTTTGAAACGCCACCAGGAAATGGTGGCTCCCCGCCGCCTGCCGCCACGCCTAAATACAGCCCATGCAAAACAAAACTGA
- a CDS encoding ABC transporter ATP-binding protein — MPSPRTAGQEQPSPAEAKPPLLIIDDIHLRFGGLNALSGVSFEVQEGHIQAIIGPNGAGKTCILNCICRFYHPHRGSIIFNGQDISKVATHKVAALGIARSFQNIELFRGMTVLDNIKLGHHVHMHAGFLSGGIYLGRAKNEEMKVRAEIEERIIDLLEIEAIRKQVVGTLPYGLQKRVELARALAMRPKILLLDEPMAGMNLEETEDMARFILDVNEEWGVTVVLIEHDMGVVMDISDNVVVLDFGTKIAQGSPEEVSKNPHVIEAYLGADDAAHSKLGL, encoded by the coding sequence ATGCCGTCGCCTAGAACTGCCGGGCAGGAGCAACCCAGCCCTGCCGAGGCCAAACCGCCCCTTCTCATCATTGACGACATTCATCTTAGGTTCGGTGGGCTGAACGCCCTGAGCGGGGTCAGCTTCGAGGTCCAGGAAGGGCACATCCAGGCGATCATCGGGCCCAACGGGGCGGGCAAGACCTGCATCCTCAACTGCATCTGCCGCTTTTATCACCCCCACCGGGGAAGCATCATCTTCAACGGCCAGGACATCTCCAAGGTCGCCACCCACAAGGTGGCTGCCCTGGGAATCGCCCGCAGTTTCCAGAACATCGAGCTGTTTCGCGGCATGACCGTGCTGGACAACATCAAGCTGGGCCACCACGTGCACATGCACGCGGGGTTCTTGTCCGGCGGCATCTACCTGGGCCGGGCCAAGAACGAGGAGATGAAGGTGCGCGCCGAGATCGAGGAGCGCATCATCGACCTGCTGGAGATCGAGGCCATACGCAAGCAGGTGGTGGGCACCTTACCCTATGGCCTGCAAAAGCGGGTGGAACTGGCCCGCGCCTTGGCCATGCGGCCCAAGATTTTGCTCCTGGACGAGCCCATGGCCGGCATGAACCTGGAGGAGACCGAGGACATGGCCCGCTTCATCCTCGACGTGAACGAGGAGTGGGGGGTCACGGTGGTGCTCATCGAGCACGACATGGGCGTGGTGATGGACATCTCGGACAACGTGGTGGTGCTGGACTTCGGCACCAAGATCGCCCAGGGCTCCCCGGAGGAAGTCAGCAAGAATCCCCACGTCATCGAGGCCTACCTTGGGGCCGACGACGCGGCTCATTCCAAGCTGGGTTTGTAG